From Microbacterium invictum, the proteins below share one genomic window:
- a CDS encoding AlkA N-terminal domain-containing protein: MTMTFDERYRAIDARDVRFDGQFVTAVRSTGIYCRPSCPARTPKPSNVTFYPTSAAAHEAGYRACKRCLPEAAPGSPEWNLRGDTAGRAMRLITDGVIEREGVPGLARRLGYSPRHLTRLLTAELGAGPLALARAHRAHTARMLLVGTDLPIADVAFSAGFTSVRQFNDTVREVFALAPGDLRARRRAHSGTPAADLAGAIDLVLPHREPFDAAGLFAWMAARAVPGVETVTADSFARTLRLPGGPAWFGLRMDAGGRLRLHARLTALGDLPVLVGRARRLFDLDADPVAVDTALAAQPELAPLVTRTPGIRVPGAADPHEMLIRAMIGQQISVAAATTALARLTDALGERVAGTAGAAEFAGLDRLFPTMAAIAEHGHEVLRGPGARIRAITGAAAALASADLILTSGDDGADQRAALLAMPGIGPWTADYVRMRVLGDPDVALPGDVAVRTGAGRVGLPSDVAPFTAWAARTAPWRSYLMTHLWRAAGGPPSAASTPRSPAPPAQESS, translated from the coding sequence ATGACGATGACCTTCGACGAGCGGTACCGCGCGATCGACGCGCGCGACGTCCGCTTCGACGGCCAGTTCGTCACGGCGGTCCGCTCGACCGGCATCTACTGCCGGCCGTCGTGCCCGGCGCGCACCCCGAAGCCCTCGAACGTGACCTTCTATCCGACGTCGGCCGCCGCGCACGAGGCCGGCTACCGGGCCTGCAAGCGCTGCCTGCCCGAGGCTGCTCCCGGGTCGCCGGAGTGGAACCTCCGCGGCGACACCGCCGGGCGCGCGATGCGCCTCATCACCGACGGCGTGATCGAGCGTGAGGGCGTGCCCGGGCTCGCCCGGCGGCTGGGCTACTCGCCGCGGCACCTCACCCGGCTGCTGACCGCCGAGCTCGGCGCAGGTCCCCTCGCCCTGGCGCGTGCGCACCGGGCGCACACCGCGCGAATGCTGCTGGTCGGCACCGACCTGCCCATCGCGGACGTCGCGTTCTCGGCCGGATTCACGAGTGTGCGGCAGTTCAACGACACGGTCCGCGAGGTGTTCGCGCTGGCACCCGGCGACCTGCGGGCGCGCCGCCGCGCACACTCCGGGACGCCGGCCGCCGACCTGGCCGGCGCGATCGATCTGGTGCTGCCCCACCGGGAGCCGTTCGACGCGGCGGGACTGTTCGCGTGGATGGCGGCCCGCGCCGTCCCGGGCGTCGAGACGGTCACCGCGGACTCGTTCGCCCGAACGTTGCGACTGCCCGGAGGACCGGCGTGGTTCGGGTTGCGGATGGATGCCGGTGGCCGGCTGCGCCTGCACGCGAGACTGACGGCGCTGGGCGATCTGCCCGTGCTCGTCGGCCGCGCCCGGCGACTGTTCGACCTCGACGCCGACCCGGTCGCCGTCGACACCGCACTGGCTGCACAGCCCGAGCTGGCGCCGCTGGTCACGCGGACCCCCGGAATCCGCGTGCCCGGTGCCGCCGACCCGCACGAGATGCTGATCCGCGCGATGATCGGGCAGCAGATCTCGGTCGCCGCGGCCACGACGGCCCTGGCACGCCTGACCGACGCGCTGGGGGAGCGGGTCGCCGGGACCGCCGGTGCCGCCGAGTTCGCCGGCCTCGACCGGCTGTTCCCCACGATGGCGGCCATCGCCGAGCACGGACACGAAGTGCTGCGCGGCCCGGGCGCGAGGATCCGCGCGATCACCGGTGCGGCCGCGGCCCTGGCATCCGCTGATCTGATTCTCACGTCGGGCGACGACGGCGCCGATCAGCGTGCCGCACTGCTCGCGATGCCCGGTATCGGGCCATGGACGGCCGACTACGTGCGCATGCGCGTGCTCGGCGACCCCGACGTCGCGCTGCCCGGTGACGTCGCGGTGCGCACCGGCGCCGGCCGGGTGGGACTGCCCTCCGACGTGGCCCCCTTCACCGCGTGGGCCGCGCGCACCGCTCCGTGGCGCAGCTACCTCATGACCCATCTGTGGCGCGCCGCCGGCGGGCCCCCGTCCGCGGCTTCGACACCCCGTTCCCCCGCACCACCCGCACAGGAGTCCTCATGA
- a CDS encoding NADP-dependent isocitrate dehydrogenase, whose product MTEPTIIYTYTDEAPALATASFLPIIQAYTGQAGVHVETRDISLAGRVLAAFPQRLTPEQQVGDALAELGGLATLPEANIIKLPNISASIPQLKAAIAELQSQGFDIPDYPDDPATVEEKDIRARYDRIKGSAVNPVLREGNSDRRAPLSVKNYARKHPHLNKPFPAGSKTRVATMEHDDFKTNEKSWVAAHDDVLTIAHTAADGTVTVLKEGLKVLPREVIDATFLSAAALDAFLADTIAQAKAENVLYSVHLKATMMKVSDPIIFGHVVRAFFADVFDTYGEQLAAAGLSANDGLGTILGGLADIAGGDAIAAAFTAAIDNGPRLSYVNSDKGITNLHVPSDVIVDASMPALVRNGGKLWGADGGEDDTIAVIPDSSYAGVYQAVIDDVIANGPLDPTTIGTVPNVGLMAQAAEEYGSHDKTFEIASAGTVQVLDSEGTVLIEHEVGAGDIWRATQTKHIAVMDWVRLAVTRARATGSPAVFWLDVNRAHDAQLIAKVHQGLATLDTTGIQISILPPAEATRYTLARLRQGLDTISVTGNVLRDYLTDLFPILEVGTSAKMLSIVPLLAGGGLFETGAGGSAPKHVQQLVAENYLRWDSLGEFFALAASLEHLGERNDNPKAKVLADTLDAATGTFLENDKSPGRKLGTTDNRGSHFYLALYWAQELARQTADADLAAAFAPVAETLAAREDEIVAQLLAVQGSPAEVGGYYRPDVDLVTAIMRPSAVFNEVIDNLR is encoded by the coding sequence GTGACCGAGCCCACAATCATCTACACGTACACGGACGAGGCGCCGGCACTTGCCACCGCCTCCTTCCTCCCGATCATCCAGGCCTACACCGGCCAGGCGGGAGTGCACGTCGAGACGCGTGACATCTCGCTCGCCGGACGCGTGCTGGCGGCGTTCCCGCAGCGCCTCACTCCCGAGCAGCAGGTCGGCGACGCCCTCGCGGAGCTCGGGGGCCTGGCCACCCTCCCCGAGGCGAACATCATCAAGCTGCCGAACATCTCGGCATCCATCCCCCAGCTCAAGGCGGCCATCGCCGAGCTGCAGTCACAGGGCTTCGACATCCCGGACTACCCGGACGACCCGGCCACGGTCGAGGAGAAGGACATCCGCGCCCGCTACGACCGCATCAAGGGGTCGGCCGTCAACCCGGTGCTGCGCGAGGGCAACAGCGACCGCCGTGCGCCGCTGTCGGTGAAGAACTACGCGCGCAAGCACCCGCATCTGAACAAGCCGTTCCCCGCCGGTTCGAAGACCCGCGTCGCCACGATGGAACACGACGACTTCAAGACCAACGAGAAGTCGTGGGTCGCCGCCCACGACGACGTCCTCACCATCGCGCACACCGCGGCCGACGGCACCGTCACGGTGCTCAAGGAGGGCCTCAAGGTCCTGCCTCGCGAGGTCATCGACGCGACATTCCTGTCGGCGGCCGCGCTCGACGCGTTCCTGGCCGACACGATCGCGCAGGCGAAGGCCGAGAACGTCCTGTACTCGGTGCACCTGAAGGCCACGATGATGAAGGTCAGCGACCCGATCATCTTCGGCCACGTCGTGCGTGCCTTCTTCGCCGACGTCTTCGACACCTACGGCGAGCAGCTCGCCGCGGCGGGCCTGTCGGCCAACGACGGGCTCGGCACGATCCTCGGCGGCCTCGCCGACATCGCCGGCGGAGACGCGATCGCCGCCGCCTTCACCGCCGCGATCGACAACGGCCCGCGTCTGTCGTATGTCAACAGCGACAAGGGCATCACCAACCTGCACGTCCCGAGCGACGTCATCGTCGATGCGTCGATGCCCGCGCTCGTCCGCAACGGCGGCAAGCTCTGGGGCGCGGACGGCGGCGAGGACGACACGATCGCCGTGATCCCCGACTCGTCCTACGCCGGTGTCTACCAGGCCGTGATCGACGACGTCATCGCGAACGGCCCGCTGGACCCCACCACGATCGGCACCGTCCCGAACGTGGGCCTGATGGCCCAGGCCGCCGAAGAGTACGGCAGCCACGACAAGACGTTCGAGATCGCTTCGGCCGGTACCGTGCAGGTGCTCGACAGTGAGGGCACCGTGCTCATCGAGCACGAGGTCGGCGCCGGCGACATCTGGCGTGCCACGCAGACCAAGCACATCGCCGTCATGGACTGGGTGCGCCTCGCGGTCACCCGGGCCCGTGCGACCGGCTCACCGGCGGTGTTCTGGCTCGACGTGAACCGAGCGCACGACGCGCAGCTGATCGCGAAGGTCCACCAGGGGCTGGCGACGCTCGACACCACCGGCATCCAGATCTCGATCCTGCCGCCCGCCGAGGCCACGCGGTACACGCTCGCCCGCCTGCGTCAGGGCCTGGACACCATCTCGGTCACCGGCAACGTGCTGCGCGACTACCTCACCGACCTGTTCCCGATCCTCGAGGTCGGCACCTCCGCGAAGATGCTCTCGATCGTCCCGCTGCTCGCCGGCGGCGGCCTGTTCGAGACCGGTGCGGGCGGCTCGGCTCCCAAGCACGTGCAGCAGCTGGTCGCCGAGAACTACCTGCGCTGGGACTCGCTCGGCGAGTTCTTCGCTCTGGCGGCTTCGCTCGAGCATCTGGGCGAGCGGAACGACAACCCCAAGGCGAAGGTCCTCGCCGACACGCTGGATGCCGCGACGGGCACATTCCTCGAGAACGACAAGTCGCCGGGACGCAAGCTCGGCACGACCGACAACCGTGGCAGCCACTTCTATCTCGCCCTGTACTGGGCGCAGGAGCTGGCGCGGCAGACCGCCGACGCCGACTTGGCCGCCGCGTTCGCGCCCGTCGCCGAGACGCTCGCCGCCCGCGAGGACGAGATCGTCGCGCAGCTGCTCGCCGTGCAGGGATCCCCGGCCGAGGTCGGCGGGTACTACCGCCCCGACGTCGACCTGGTCACGGCCATCATGCGCCCGTCGGCCGTCTTCAACGAGGTCATCGACAACCTCCGGTAG
- a CDS encoding L,D-transpeptidase family protein, with translation MTDLATRDQADESAGSSSTAAETPAVAWAPVESAAKKRRLGLWIGIPAGLAVVGLVAGSLVLIAPGTAVAGAPVGFQTAGSATDSIQNRLAETTITFGEGGPTLTGAELGASVDASALAAQAYDERPMWNVSQWFGDPVTADVSIDAEVATAALRAASPGLFTDPVAATIAFDGKAYVATPAEAGVGVDILAIQSALNDAFAAGETSLTLTPTASVIESTTTTANAEGTASALNAMLAKVGFYVGDERVVPIAAATAVEWLTVEADDSGQFTIAADAAKIQPFVDALGDKVDQEPVNGSVIVNSAGKVLATPVAGQDGRVLGDTDGVANAFADQLASGDPAYQLPVEVTPHSMAESVRLLEVDLSEQRLYVKENGAVTDSWAISSGLDISPTIQGRYAINWHVRSQTMTASDPDNPYWNYEVENVEWVMYFNGDQAFHGIYWHNNFGNQMSHGCVGMPNYRAQQIYNWAPDGVEVWIHA, from the coding sequence GTGACCGATCTGGCTACGAGAGACCAGGCCGACGAGTCGGCCGGCTCGTCGTCGACCGCTGCCGAGACCCCGGCCGTCGCGTGGGCACCGGTGGAGTCGGCCGCGAAGAAGCGTCGCCTCGGGCTCTGGATCGGCATCCCCGCGGGTCTTGCCGTGGTGGGCCTGGTCGCCGGCTCGCTCGTACTGATCGCCCCGGGCACCGCCGTTGCGGGTGCCCCCGTCGGCTTCCAGACCGCCGGCAGCGCCACCGACTCCATCCAGAACCGGCTCGCCGAGACCACGATCACGTTCGGCGAGGGCGGACCGACCCTCACGGGCGCCGAGCTCGGTGCGAGCGTGGATGCCAGTGCCCTGGCCGCACAGGCCTATGACGAGCGCCCGATGTGGAACGTGTCGCAGTGGTTCGGCGACCCGGTCACCGCCGACGTCTCGATCGACGCCGAGGTCGCCACCGCGGCGCTGCGTGCCGCCTCCCCCGGACTGTTCACCGACCCGGTCGCCGCCACGATCGCGTTCGACGGCAAGGCGTACGTCGCCACTCCCGCCGAGGCGGGCGTGGGCGTCGACATCCTCGCGATCCAGTCCGCGCTGAACGACGCATTCGCCGCCGGCGAGACGAGCCTGACGCTCACGCCCACGGCATCCGTCATCGAATCCACCACCACCACCGCGAACGCCGAAGGCACCGCCAGCGCCCTCAACGCGATGCTGGCGAAGGTGGGCTTCTACGTGGGTGACGAGCGGGTGGTGCCGATTGCGGCGGCCACCGCGGTGGAGTGGCTGACGGTCGAGGCAGACGACTCCGGCCAGTTCACGATCGCCGCGGACGCCGCGAAGATCCAGCCCTTCGTCGACGCGCTGGGGGACAAGGTCGACCAAGAGCCGGTGAACGGCAGCGTCATCGTGAACTCGGCCGGCAAGGTGCTGGCCACTCCGGTCGCCGGTCAGGACGGTCGCGTGCTGGGCGACACCGACGGGGTGGCCAACGCCTTCGCCGACCAGCTCGCCTCAGGTGATCCCGCCTACCAGCTGCCGGTCGAAGTCACGCCACACTCGATGGCCGAGTCCGTGCGACTGCTCGAGGTCGACCTCAGCGAGCAGCGGCTCTACGTCAAGGAGAATGGCGCGGTCACCGACTCGTGGGCGATCTCCAGTGGCCTGGACATCTCGCCCACCATCCAAGGCCGGTACGCGATCAACTGGCACGTCCGCTCGCAGACGATGACGGCGTCGGATCCCGACAACCCGTACTGGAACTACGAGGTCGAGAACGTCGAATGGGTCATGTACTTCAACGGCGACCAGGCATTCCACGGCATCTACTGGCACAACAACTTCGGCAACCAGATGAGCCACGGCTGCGTCGGCATGCCGAACTACCGCGCGCAGCAGATCTACAACTGGGCGCCCGACGGCGTCGAGGTGTGGATCCACGCCTGA
- a CDS encoding acetylxylan esterase, whose translation MPRFDLPLEELQSYTPDVREPADFDDFWRATLAEARAAAQDPVVEPVTSPLTTIDVFDVTFSGYAGDPIKAWLTVPRGATEPLPAVVEFIGYNGGRGLPVERIGWASSGYAHLVMDTRGQGALWGVGGHTPDPHGSGPATPGFMTRGILDPAEYFYRRVFTDAVRAVDTVRALPQVDPARVTVAGVSQGGGIALAAAGLSEGLVAVLPDVPFLCHFERSVGMTGHDPYEEVVRYLSVHRGQDDRVFETLSYFDGANFATRATAPGLFSVALHDMICPPSTVFAAFNRYGQADKQIEVYTYNQHEGGQAVQWMVQAEFLAART comes from the coding sequence ATGCCACGTTTCGACCTCCCGCTCGAGGAGCTCCAGTCCTACACGCCCGACGTCCGCGAACCGGCCGACTTCGATGACTTCTGGCGCGCCACGCTGGCCGAGGCGCGGGCGGCGGCGCAGGATCCGGTCGTCGAGCCGGTCACCTCGCCGCTGACCACCATCGACGTCTTCGACGTGACGTTCTCGGGGTACGCCGGCGATCCGATCAAGGCGTGGCTCACGGTGCCGCGCGGTGCCACCGAGCCGCTGCCGGCGGTCGTCGAGTTCATCGGATACAACGGCGGACGCGGCCTGCCGGTCGAGCGGATCGGCTGGGCGTCATCGGGCTACGCGCACCTCGTCATGGACACCCGCGGCCAGGGCGCGCTGTGGGGCGTCGGCGGGCACACCCCCGATCCGCACGGCAGCGGCCCTGCGACGCCGGGGTTCATGACCCGCGGCATCCTCGACCCCGCCGAGTACTTCTACCGGCGCGTGTTCACCGACGCGGTGCGCGCCGTCGACACCGTCCGGGCGCTGCCGCAGGTCGACCCCGCGCGGGTGACCGTCGCCGGGGTGAGCCAGGGCGGCGGGATCGCGCTGGCGGCTGCCGGACTGTCCGAAGGCCTCGTGGCGGTGCTGCCCGATGTGCCGTTCCTGTGCCACTTCGAGCGGTCGGTGGGCATGACAGGGCACGACCCGTACGAGGAGGTCGTCCGCTATCTGTCGGTGCATCGCGGCCAGGATGACCGGGTCTTCGAGACGCTGTCATACTTCGACGGGGCGAACTTCGCGACCCGCGCCACCGCTCCGGGGCTGTTCTCGGTGGCGCTGCACGACATGATCTGCCCGCCGTCGACGGTGTTCGCGGCGTTCAACCGCTACGGCCAGGCCGACAAGCAGATCGAGGTCTACACGTACAACCAGCACGAAGGCGGCCAGGCCGTGCAGTGGATGGTGCAGGCGGAGTTCCTCGCCGCGCGAACGTGA
- a CDS encoding GNAT family N-acetyltransferase — MTELRLVELSATTIVAVNNMSLKPGQEQFLAPTSYAVAGAVVNPATSWQRVVLDGEEVVGFVSANFDDEAPQEHFRSVLWRINVDADDQGRGVGRFAVESLLEEARIRGKDHVYVIYEAGEGGPEAFFRRVGFTPVDETEYGEVVAEVRL; from the coding sequence ATGACTGAGCTCCGACTTGTAGAACTGTCGGCCACGACCATCGTGGCGGTCAACAACATGTCCCTCAAGCCGGGCCAGGAGCAGTTCCTGGCGCCGACCAGCTACGCGGTCGCCGGCGCTGTGGTCAACCCCGCCACGTCGTGGCAGCGCGTCGTGCTCGACGGCGAGGAGGTCGTCGGGTTCGTGAGCGCGAACTTCGACGACGAGGCCCCGCAGGAGCACTTCCGCTCCGTGCTGTGGCGCATCAACGTCGACGCCGACGATCAGGGTCGCGGTGTCGGCCGGTTCGCCGTCGAGAGCCTGCTCGAAGAGGCCCGCATTCGCGGCAAGGACCACGTCTATGTGATCTACGAGGCCGGCGAGGGCGGGCCCGAGGCGTTCTTCCGCCGCGTGGGCTTCACCCCCGTGGACGAGACCGAGTACGGCGAGGTCGTCGCCGAAGTCCGGCTCTAG
- a CDS encoding methylated-DNA--[protein]-cysteine S-methyltransferase, which produces MTATYETIDTPDGPFTVLVDAQQRVIASGWTGEIDDLVLRLDPKDRPADMAEGRVDAAEAARAYYAGDLAAIDDVAVHQPGTPFQELGWRALRRITPGEPLSYTEFAAELGKPNAVRAAASICALNAPALFIPCHRVRRHDGSLGGFAWGLEVKESLLAHEAAHSKLRSANSQA; this is translated from the coding sequence ATGACCGCCACCTACGAGACCATCGACACGCCCGACGGGCCGTTCACCGTGCTCGTCGACGCGCAGCAGCGCGTGATCGCCAGCGGCTGGACCGGCGAGATCGACGACCTCGTGCTGCGGCTCGATCCGAAGGACAGGCCGGCCGACATGGCCGAGGGCCGCGTCGACGCCGCCGAAGCCGCGCGCGCGTACTACGCGGGCGACCTCGCCGCGATCGACGACGTTGCGGTGCACCAGCCGGGGACACCGTTCCAGGAGCTGGGGTGGCGGGCGCTGCGGCGCATCACCCCCGGCGAGCCGCTCAGCTACACCGAGTTCGCCGCCGAACTCGGCAAGCCGAACGCGGTGCGGGCGGCGGCGTCGATCTGCGCGCTCAACGCGCCCGCGCTGTTCATCCCGTGCCACCGGGTGCGGCGTCACGACGGCTCTCTCGGCGGCTTCGCCTGGGGCCTCGAGGTGAAGGAGTCGTTGCTGGCCCACGAGGCCGCACATTCGAAGTTGCGCTCAGCGAACTCTCAGGCATAG
- a CDS encoding ABC transporter ATP-binding protein — protein sequence MSTPPQRLSTARALARLIPFARPVFGRLIGGLFAALGAAVVSLMIPLVLQAVVDGPIADLDVPLIVWASLGVLALGVAEALFVYLRRAFVLTPATGVEYEIRQQFYRRLQRLPVAFHDRWQSGQLLSRMMQDINLLRRWLAFGSILLVVNVLTIIIGAVLLFRWHWALGVTFIVVSIPLWFFGYRFERKYGTLARQSQDQAGDLATSVEESVHGIRVLKAFGRGKHALQKFARQVETLRQTELGKAREVGLLWFWLEVVPMIAFALCLLIGIYLTAQGELSSGQLLGFFAMATALRWPLESLGFLFSFLVDARTATDRVFDVLDEENDIVDPAQPKTIAEPHGELAFRGVHFRYQDAAPHERDLLDGVDLVLRPGETMALVGLTGSGKTTLTTLPTRLYDVTDGAVELDGVDVRDLTLSDLRRNISMAFEDATLFSATVRENVLLGRDELDPHSPEADAVLTEALEIAQAHFAYELPNGVDTTVGEEGLSLSGGQRQRLALARAVAARPTVLVLDDPLSALDVDTEALVEAALRRVLATTTALIVAHRPSTVALADRVAVLEAGKVTAVGTHADLLRSSAHYRHVISSLEADDTRHREMEVNL from the coding sequence ATGTCCACTCCTCCGCAACGCCTCTCCACTGCCCGGGCCCTCGCCCGGCTGATCCCGTTCGCACGCCCCGTGTTCGGGCGCCTGATCGGCGGCCTGTTCGCCGCGCTCGGCGCCGCGGTCGTGTCGCTGATGATCCCGCTCGTGCTGCAGGCGGTCGTCGACGGGCCGATCGCCGACCTCGACGTCCCGCTCATCGTGTGGGCCTCGCTCGGCGTGCTCGCGCTCGGCGTCGCCGAAGCGCTGTTCGTCTACCTGCGTCGCGCGTTCGTGCTCACCCCGGCCACCGGTGTGGAGTACGAGATCCGTCAGCAGTTCTACCGCCGGCTGCAGCGCCTGCCCGTCGCGTTCCACGACCGCTGGCAGTCCGGGCAGCTGCTGAGCCGCATGATGCAGGACATCAACCTGCTGCGCCGCTGGCTCGCGTTCGGCTCGATCCTGCTCGTGGTCAACGTGCTGACGATCATCATCGGCGCCGTGCTGCTGTTCCGCTGGCACTGGGCCCTGGGTGTGACGTTCATCGTGGTGTCGATCCCGCTGTGGTTCTTCGGCTACCGCTTCGAGCGCAAGTACGGCACGCTGGCACGGCAGAGCCAGGACCAGGCCGGCGACCTGGCGACCTCGGTCGAAGAGAGCGTCCACGGCATCCGCGTGCTCAAGGCCTTCGGCCGCGGCAAGCATGCGCTGCAGAAGTTCGCCCGTCAGGTCGAGACGCTGCGTCAGACCGAGCTCGGCAAAGCCCGTGAAGTCGGCCTGCTGTGGTTCTGGCTCGAAGTCGTGCCGATGATCGCATTCGCCCTGTGCCTGCTGATCGGCATCTACCTGACTGCCCAGGGTGAGCTGAGCTCCGGACAGCTGCTGGGCTTCTTCGCGATGGCCACCGCGCTGCGCTGGCCGCTGGAGTCCCTCGGGTTCCTGTTCTCGTTCCTCGTCGACGCGCGCACCGCGACCGACCGTGTCTTCGACGTGCTCGACGAAGAGAACGACATCGTCGACCCCGCGCAGCCGAAGACGATCGCCGAGCCGCACGGCGAGCTCGCGTTCCGCGGTGTGCACTTCCGGTATCAGGATGCCGCGCCGCACGAGCGCGACCTGCTCGACGGCGTGGATCTCGTGCTCCGCCCGGGCGAGACGATGGCCCTGGTCGGCCTGACCGGTTCGGGCAAGACCACGCTCACGACCCTGCCCACGCGGCTGTACGACGTCACCGACGGCGCGGTCGAGCTCGACGGCGTCGACGTGCGCGACCTGACCCTCTCAGACCTGCGCCGCAACATCTCCATGGCGTTCGAGGACGCGACGCTGTTCTCGGCGACCGTGCGCGAGAACGTGCTGCTGGGCCGTGACGAGCTCGACCCGCACAGCCCCGAGGCCGATGCCGTGCTGACCGAGGCGCTCGAGATCGCCCAGGCGCACTTCGCGTACGAGTTGCCGAACGGCGTCGACACCACCGTCGGCGAAGAGGGACTGAGCCTGTCGGGCGGACAGCGTCAGCGTCTGGCGCTGGCCCGCGCCGTGGCGGCCAGGCCCACGGTGCTGGTGCTCGACGACCCGCTGTCGGCGCTCGACGTCGACACCGAGGCGCTCGTCGAGGCGGCGCTGCGCCGGGTGCTCGCTACGACCACGGCGCTGATCGTGGCGCACCGTCCCTCGACGGTCGCGCTCGCCGACCGGGTTGCCGTGCTCGAGGCCGGCAAGGTGACCGCCGTCGGCACGCACGCCGATCTGCTGCGCTCCAGCGCCCACTACCGCCACGTGATCTCGAGCCTCGAGGCCGACGATACGCGCCACCGAGAGATGGAGGTGAACCTGTGA
- a CDS encoding ABC transporter transmembrane domain-containing protein has protein sequence MTPSSVQGTAGEDRSDYTKDESKAIRRRSLTLLWSLVSPLRGLLILTAATVVISTALRVLGPALIAYGIDTALPRAVEFADWMPAIGVTVVYLLTGVAGAGLIGWYVVLSARLTQAVLMDLRTRIFRHTQRLSLEFHEKYTSGRIISRQTSDLESIRELLDGGLNQLVQGALYGVFTLVALFLVDWQSGLVLVVMGIPLFLLMRWFYNESQKGFRLSRVVSARLIVQFVETMTGIRAVKAFRKEKRNDEEFGEISAEYRQVNLKLVKLYGVLDPGLILLANITMAVVLLWGALRVVDGTFMIGALLAAVLYVRNFFGPLEEVAMFLNSYQSANAALEKVSGVLEESPTVPDPDEPVDLWTSKGHVEFRDVEFGYSGDRMILPDFSLDIPAGQTIALVGTTGAGKSTLAKLVSRFYDPSAGTVSLDGVDLRSLHPKDLRRAIVMVTQEAYLFSGTVADNIALGKPEATLDEIEAAARAVGAHEFIEALPDGYSTDVNKRGGRVSAGQRQLISFARAFLADPAVLILDEATASLDMPSERQIQDALQTLLADRTALIIAHRLSTVAIADRVLVMEHGRIIEDDTPHNLIAGTGKFAQLHAAWRESLV, from the coding sequence GTGACCCCCTCGAGCGTTCAGGGAACCGCCGGTGAAGACCGCAGCGACTACACCAAGGACGAGAGCAAGGCGATCCGCCGCCGCTCACTCACACTGCTCTGGTCGCTCGTCTCGCCACTGCGCGGCCTGCTGATCCTCACCGCGGCGACCGTCGTCATCTCCACGGCCCTGCGCGTGCTCGGCCCCGCACTGATCGCGTACGGCATCGACACCGCCCTGCCGCGCGCCGTCGAGTTCGCCGATTGGATGCCGGCGATCGGCGTCACCGTCGTCTACCTGCTGACCGGTGTCGCCGGCGCGGGCCTGATCGGCTGGTACGTCGTGCTGTCGGCACGGCTGACGCAGGCGGTGCTCATGGATCTGCGCACCCGCATCTTCCGGCACACCCAGCGTCTGAGCCTCGAGTTCCACGAGAAGTACACGTCGGGCCGCATCATCTCGCGGCAGACCAGTGACCTCGAGTCGATCCGCGAGCTGCTCGACGGCGGCCTGAACCAGCTCGTCCAGGGCGCACTCTACGGTGTGTTCACCCTGGTCGCGCTGTTCCTGGTCGATTGGCAGAGCGGCCTGGTACTGGTCGTCATGGGCATCCCGCTGTTCCTGCTGATGCGCTGGTTCTACAACGAGTCGCAGAAGGGGTTCCGGCTCTCGCGCGTAGTCAGCGCGCGCCTGATCGTGCAGTTCGTCGAGACGATGACGGGCATCCGCGCCGTCAAGGCATTCCGCAAGGAGAAGCGCAACGACGAGGAGTTCGGCGAGATCTCGGCCGAGTACCGTCAGGTCAACCTCAAGCTCGTGAAGCTCTACGGCGTGCTCGACCCCGGCCTGATTCTCCTCGCCAACATCACGATGGCGGTCGTGCTGCTCTGGGGCGCGCTGCGCGTGGTGGACGGGACGTTCATGATCGGCGCCCTGCTGGCGGCCGTGCTGTATGTGCGTAACTTCTTCGGTCCGCTCGAAGAGGTCGCGATGTTCCTCAACTCGTACCAGTCGGCCAACGCGGCGCTCGAGAAGGTGTCGGGCGTGCTCGAAGAGTCGCCCACGGTGCCCGACCCCGACGAGCCGGTGGACCTGTGGACCTCGAAGGGCCACGTCGAGTTCCGCGATGTCGAGTTCGGGTACTCGGGCGACCGGATGATCCTGCCCGACTTCTCGCTCGACATCCCGGCCGGTCAGACGATCGCCCTGGTGGGCACCACCGGCGCGGGCAAATCGACGCTGGCCAAGCTCGTCTCGCGGTTCTACGACCCGTCGGCCGGCACGGTCAGCCTCGACGGGGTCGACCTGCGGTCGCTGCACCCGAAGGACCTGCGCCGCGCGATCGTGATGGTCACCCAGGAGGCGTACCTGTTCAGCGGAACGGTCGCCGACAACATCGCGCTCGGCAAGCCCGAGGCGACGCTCGACGAGATCGAGGCCGCGGCCCGCGCGGTCGGCGCTCACGAGTTCATCGAGGCGCTGCCCGACGGATACAGCACCGACGTGAACAAGCGCGGCGGTCGCGTGTCGGCCGGTCAGCGTCAGCTGATCTCGTTCGCGCGCGCGTTCCTGGCCGACCCCGCGGTGCTCATCCTCGACGAGGCGACCGCGTCGCTGGACATGCCCAGCGAGCGGCAGATCCAGGATGCTCTGCAGACGCTGCTGGCCGACCGGACCGCGCTCATCATCGCGCACCGGCTGTCGACCGTGGCGATCGCCGACCGGGTGCTGGTGATGGAGCACGGCCGGATCATCGAGGACGACACCCCGCACAACCTCATCGCCGGCACGGGCAAGTTCGCCCAGCTGCACGCAGCCTGGCGCGAGTCCCTCGTGTGA